A window from Leptospira meyeri encodes these proteins:
- a CDS encoding tetratricopeptide repeat protein, translating to MAFFIFVGAAVIMLGFLLTFIVGQRRDSYAKALSLATLGNFLDARALVREKLEEDHQNPYGHYVMAKIYAMENDPLNEAKHLEIIKKNNRYTKEIDAVTVSNRIADIYYNKDFFEEAFFHYLDTLQSDRSNPIACLRLGFMALGQKEFKIADHFFSRIPEEKINLSSYFIARGVISGVTGGGKEREYFEKAYKLEKSPVSGFLYALSLSRENKHKDAVKTAVAISEQIEDEFVRFTLFQFLMTEAILMQNFPEALKYGRLCLEMARLNAWPSEIIETSIHFAMITVYMGRLDDASEYLIEAEAERLDDPDVVALANLKYRLERGTGTVESLTHEYDLSRELNLLSVNLFPNSRYFELSGMRSSKPFNIKGMVDDAGKKLTSKLDMLGLDKFEKFISLPGTNFKNQATRMVMSMGYRVTKEMSNPEADGVNLLASSKEDVNKRALFRVRKWKDAKVSDVFLREMTNQMEELGASKGYVIGNFDVTEGGKKIIAASNGALEMYSGDLFEDLLNKTM from the coding sequence TTGGCATTTTTTATCTTTGTGGGAGCAGCCGTGATTATGCTCGGGTTTCTTTTGACCTTCATTGTAGGGCAAAGAAGGGATAGTTATGCCAAGGCCCTTAGCCTTGCCACTCTCGGGAATTTTCTAGATGCTCGGGCTCTGGTTCGGGAAAAACTCGAAGAAGACCACCAAAACCCCTATGGCCACTATGTCATGGCAAAGATTTATGCCATGGAGAATGACCCCTTAAACGAAGCCAAACATCTTGAAATCATTAAAAAAAACAATCGGTATACAAAAGAAATTGATGCCGTAACGGTTTCGAACCGAATCGCAGACATTTACTATAACAAAGATTTTTTTGAAGAGGCCTTTTTTCATTATTTAGATACTCTCCAGTCCGACAGGTCAAATCCAATTGCTTGCCTTCGGTTGGGGTTTATGGCCCTCGGACAAAAGGAATTTAAAATTGCAGATCATTTTTTCTCACGAATTCCAGAAGAAAAAATCAATCTTTCCTCTTACTTCATTGCCCGCGGTGTGATCTCTGGTGTGACAGGTGGGGGAAAGGAAAGGGAATACTTTGAAAAAGCATACAAACTAGAGAAGTCTCCAGTATCGGGATTTTTATATGCCTTATCTCTATCTCGGGAGAATAAACACAAAGATGCGGTAAAAACGGCTGTAGCCATCAGCGAGCAGATCGAAGACGAGTTTGTTCGTTTTACTCTTTTTCAGTTTTTAATGACAGAAGCCATTCTCATGCAAAACTTTCCAGAGGCATTAAAGTATGGACGTTTGTGTTTGGAGATGGCAAGACTCAATGCCTGGCCAAGTGAAATAATAGAGACTAGCATCCATTTTGCGATGATCACTGTGTATATGGGAAGGCTCGACGATGCTTCCGAATATTTGATTGAAGCGGAAGCGGAACGGTTAGATGATCCCGATGTGGTAGCTCTTGCGAATTTAAAATATAGATTGGAGCGGGGTACCGGGACTGTTGAATCATTAACGCATGAATATGACCTTTCTCGAGAACTAAATTTATTATCTGTAAACTTATTTCCCAACTCAAGATACTTTGAATTGAGTGGAATGCGCTCTTCTAAACCCTTTAATATCAAAGGGATGGTGGATGATGCAGGAAAAAAACTAACATCCAAACTGGATATGTTGGGTTTGGATAAGTTTGAAAAGTTCATTAGCCTTCCTGGTACCAATTTTAAGAACCAAGCCACTCGTATGGTGATGAGTATGGGATATCGAGTCACAAAAGAAATGTCAAACCCAGAAGCAGATGGAGTGAATTTACTCGCCTCCTCCAAAGAAGATGTCAACAAAAGAGCTTTATTCCGAGTCCGTAAATGGAAAGATGCAAAAGTTTCCGATGTTTTTTTACGAGAGATGACAAACCAAATGGAAGAGTTAGGTGCAAGCAAAGGATATGTGATCGGTAATTTTGATGTCACGGAAGGTGGAAAAAAAATCATCGCAGCGAGTAATGGTGCCCTTGAGATGTATTCTGGGGATTTGTTTGAGGACCTTCTCAACAAAACAATGTAA
- a CDS encoding PAS domain-containing sensor histidine kinase, with amino-acid sequence MGLELTDQRLINTILEQSVNAIVISDLEGNLQFVNQAFLSLWGYDHVDEIIGKTALTFTDDKEKTELILSEILTQSQWKGELRAKRKDGSTFEISVSAYSSKDKQGNITHLLASFSDQTKTKELERYAKEREIYFSQILDSISDLVFCKDKNFTVTYVNQACADFYGVTKQNLIGINDVAYNEKEYTKAYHLEDKKVFETGTTSYVRREPNVGQNGIIRILETVKNPILDAKGNINEIVGVSRDITETQVLEDRLQLVTELTSDYIYSAKIENGEVVAEWSSKELRTTSGYSIEEISKLGGWFNIIIKEDLTNIAERMTKILKGETGVVEYRIRTKSGKIKWLRDYTRPIRDESGKVTSIIGAAKDITSEKETELKYLVSSQRYQAAMESALEAIYFLETLKNKEGEIIDFIISDVNQKAEEQVGMKKEELIGKGICQLFPVNRENGFFEDYIKVVKTKIPMEQEFQIPGNYAAPGYYFHQVIPTNDGIVIQTRDISDRKRMEELLLRTNRLAKVGSFDYDLTNKQIQLSKVATEILVQTSNHLHQVDLSFFGTKEFKKILKQKEIHCIKTKETFDLECLVEAGSGNEFWIRIIATPKFIEDNCIGFYGAIQNIQDQKLIQNSLFEKENLLLTKNRELESLVQITKKQNERLKEYTYITSHNLRAPIANLISLTEMLKENPANPELLGFIESSSYQLDQIIRNLNELLNIERDTKELPKSKILIKESIDAQVFLLKNGANREIEITNQVPEEIQLLGFQAYFDSIVNNILTNAIKYADPKKVCKIRISLKETKEFLRIGINDNGPGIDMIRHGQKIFKMNFRLRQDIEGKGMGLFLSKHQIEAMNGSIELESELGNGSTFYLNFPKTQI; translated from the coding sequence ATGGGATTGGAACTGACAGACCAAAGACTAATCAATACCATTTTAGAACAGTCGGTCAATGCAATTGTAATTTCCGACTTGGAAGGAAACCTTCAATTTGTAAACCAGGCCTTTCTTTCTCTCTGGGGTTATGACCATGTAGACGAAATCATCGGAAAAACTGCCCTCACGTTCACTGACGACAAAGAAAAAACAGAACTCATTTTATCCGAAATCCTTACTCAATCCCAATGGAAAGGAGAATTACGCGCCAAAAGAAAAGATGGATCTACTTTTGAAATTTCTGTCTCTGCCTATAGTTCCAAAGACAAACAGGGAAATATAACACATTTACTCGCTAGTTTTTCGGACCAAACCAAAACCAAGGAATTAGAACGTTACGCAAAAGAGAGGGAAATTTATTTTTCACAAATTTTAGATTCTATCTCTGACTTAGTTTTTTGTAAGGATAAAAATTTTACGGTCACTTATGTAAACCAAGCCTGTGCCGATTTTTACGGCGTCACAAAACAAAACTTAATCGGGATTAATGATGTAGCCTACAACGAAAAAGAATACACAAAGGCATATCATCTAGAAGACAAAAAAGTTTTTGAAACAGGTACCACTAGTTATGTAAGAAGAGAACCAAATGTTGGGCAAAACGGTATCATAAGAATTCTGGAAACCGTTAAAAACCCCATCCTTGATGCAAAAGGGAACATCAACGAAATTGTCGGTGTATCAAGAGACATTACAGAAACCCAAGTTTTAGAAGATCGCTTACAGTTAGTTACGGAACTTACATCGGACTATATTTATTCTGCAAAAATCGAAAATGGCGAAGTTGTGGCCGAGTGGAGTTCTAAAGAACTAAGGACAACCTCTGGTTATTCCATTGAAGAAATTTCCAAATTAGGTGGTTGGTTCAATATCATCATCAAAGAAGACTTAACCAATATTGCAGAGCGGATGACAAAAATTTTGAAGGGAGAAACTGGTGTGGTAGAATACCGCATTCGCACAAAATCCGGAAAAATCAAATGGTTGCGCGATTACACTCGCCCCATCAGAGATGAGTCGGGAAAAGTCACTTCAATCATTGGAGCAGCAAAGGACATCACTTCAGAAAAAGAAACAGAATTAAAATACTTAGTCAGTAGCCAAAGATACCAAGCCGCAATGGAATCTGCATTGGAAGCCATTTACTTTTTAGAAACTTTAAAAAACAAAGAAGGTGAGATTATTGATTTTATCATTTCCGATGTGAATCAAAAAGCGGAAGAACAAGTGGGAATGAAAAAAGAAGAACTGATTGGCAAGGGAATTTGCCAACTATTTCCAGTAAACCGAGAGAATGGATTCTTTGAAGATTATATAAAAGTAGTCAAAACAAAAATACCAATGGAACAAGAATTCCAGATTCCAGGAAACTATGCTGCACCAGGATATTATTTTCACCAGGTGATTCCAACGAATGACGGTATTGTGATACAAACGAGAGATATCTCTGATCGGAAAAGGATGGAAGAATTACTACTTCGGACCAATCGCCTTGCCAAAGTAGGAAGTTTTGATTATGATTTAACCAATAAACAGATACAACTCTCAAAAGTTGCCACCGAGATTTTAGTCCAAACTTCGAATCATTTGCATCAAGTAGATTTAAGTTTTTTTGGAACAAAAGAATTTAAAAAAATTTTAAAACAAAAAGAAATTCATTGTATCAAAACAAAGGAAACCTTCGATTTAGAATGTTTAGTTGAAGCAGGATCGGGAAATGAATTTTGGATTCGTATCATTGCTACTCCAAAATTTATCGAGGACAATTGTATTGGATTTTATGGAGCCATCCAAAACATCCAGGATCAAAAATTGATCCAAAACTCACTTTTTGAAAAGGAGAACCTTCTTCTAACTAAAAACCGAGAACTTGAATCCCTAGTCCAAATTACAAAAAAACAAAACGAAAGATTAAAAGAATATACTTATATTACATCACATAACTTACGTGCTCCGATCGCTAATCTTATCAGTTTAACAGAAATGTTGAAGGAAAATCCTGCCAACCCAGAATTACTTGGATTTATCGAATCCTCATCATACCAATTGGATCAAATCATAAGAAATCTCAATGAACTTTTGAATATTGAAAGGGATACAAAAGAACTTCCTAAATCAAAAATTTTAATCAAAGAAAGTATCGATGCACAAGTTTTTCTCTTAAAAAATGGAGCCAACAGAGAAATCGAAATTACAAACCAAGTTCCAGAAGAAATCCAACTTCTTGGATTCCAAGCATATTTTGATAGTATCGTGAATAACATTCTCACCAACGCAATCAAATACGCAGACCCAAAAAAAGTTTGTAAAATAAGAATTTCTTTAAAAGAGACAAAAGAATTTTTAAGAATTGGAATTAATGACAATGGTCCTGGAATTGATATGATAAGACATGGTCAAAAAATATTCAAAATGAACTTTCGATTGCGCCAAGACATAGAAGGAAAAGGAATGGGCCTCTTCCTCTCCAAACATCAAATTGAAGCTATGAATGGATCCATTGAATTAGAAAGTGAACTTGGAAATGGTTCAACTTTCTATCTCAATTTTCCAAAAACACAAATTTAA
- a CDS encoding patatin-like phospholipase family protein: MYPSSKTNEVKRIRLSKNPTLAQYLTLADLFKNLPHTVLREMKDHTIREFLVGGEILFEENSVGNDLYILAAGKLRFEKRGADGSIRDVGEFKRLDIIGELSLFTGEKRSATVKAIRDSELLRVPRDIALSILLKYPESLLQITKIIAERLANAKKENQEFVPLSRTFSILTALPKNSVDEIIHKIGLVFLRYGSFCVVDEAVFLDRTSELQSLDEKDREPWIIRFFAQMESEYDFVFYLLEDKKEFTTWSERALRQSDSILFIKEATADPNCILLESLLDKKQIKERNQILVLLQPNAVDVVPGTIKHLQKRKFHRHYHVHFDRLDTWERLGRGLLGKSIGLALGGGGAKGFAHLGVLRALEENKTPIDMVSGTSAGAIFSALIAMGETSKGSEEKAKAFWISKDLLNEYTVPILSLTTGKKYTEAIRQFFGSIKIEDLWIPYFAIATDLSHSEIHVFDKGDLWKAIRASTSIPGVVPPFIDEGVVYVDGGVLDNVPGIALKERGVGKIISVDVFGDIYPDQDRELSSYFDKTNPGVMTNPLIQMTNLINFNEILRPKFPPIGDIIIRSILASSRDRIRQTEKISDLFLQIPTNNFGLLDWFAYERLIELGYVSSIDKIIRNREKFINPTLQPNL, from the coding sequence TTGTATCCATCTAGTAAAACCAATGAGGTGAAACGAATTCGGTTATCAAAAAATCCAACTCTGGCACAGTATCTCACTTTGGCAGACCTATTTAAAAATTTACCGCATACAGTTCTTCGAGAAATGAAGGATCATACCATTCGGGAATTTTTAGTAGGGGGGGAGATCTTATTCGAAGAAAACTCAGTAGGTAATGATTTATACATTTTGGCAGCTGGCAAACTTCGTTTTGAAAAACGAGGTGCTGACGGGTCCATTCGAGATGTAGGTGAATTCAAACGACTTGACATCATTGGAGAGCTGAGTCTGTTCACTGGAGAAAAAAGGTCTGCAACAGTGAAGGCAATTCGAGACTCCGAACTCCTTCGAGTTCCAAGAGATATCGCTTTGTCTATCTTACTCAAATATCCAGAGAGCCTTTTGCAAATTACTAAAATCATAGCCGAACGTTTGGCGAATGCCAAAAAAGAGAATCAGGAATTTGTTCCGCTATCTCGAACCTTTTCTATTTTAACGGCTCTTCCTAAAAATTCGGTTGATGAAATCATTCATAAAATTGGCCTCGTATTCCTTCGGTATGGCTCTTTTTGTGTCGTGGATGAAGCGGTTTTTTTAGATCGAACAAGCGAATTGCAGTCATTAGATGAAAAAGATAGAGAACCATGGATCATTCGTTTTTTTGCTCAAATGGAATCAGAATATGATTTTGTTTTTTATCTTTTGGAAGATAAAAAAGAATTCACTACTTGGTCAGAAAGAGCACTCCGCCAATCTGATTCCATTTTATTCATCAAAGAGGCTACGGCAGATCCCAACTGCATTCTGTTAGAATCTCTACTCGATAAAAAACAAATAAAGGAAAGGAACCAAATACTAGTTCTTCTACAGCCTAACGCTGTGGATGTGGTTCCGGGTACCATCAAACATTTACAAAAAAGAAAGTTCCATCGTCACTATCATGTACATTTTGATCGTCTGGATACTTGGGAAAGATTGGGAAGGGGATTACTTGGAAAATCGATTGGCTTAGCATTGGGTGGTGGTGGTGCCAAAGGGTTTGCCCATTTAGGTGTTTTGCGAGCCTTAGAAGAAAACAAAACTCCTATCGATATGGTTTCAGGGACCAGTGCTGGAGCTATTTTTTCTGCTCTCATTGCAATGGGTGAAACAAGTAAAGGGAGTGAAGAAAAAGCAAAGGCATTTTGGATCTCCAAAGACTTGTTAAATGAATATACTGTTCCTATTTTATCACTTACCACAGGTAAAAAATATACGGAAGCAATTCGGCAATTTTTTGGATCTATCAAAATCGAAGATTTATGGATTCCGTATTTTGCCATCGCAACGGATTTATCGCATTCAGAAATTCACGTTTTTGACAAAGGAGATTTATGGAAGGCAATTCGCGCGAGTACTTCTATACCTGGTGTGGTCCCACCGTTTATCGATGAGGGTGTTGTTTATGTAGATGGGGGAGTTCTTGATAACGTCCCGGGAATTGCACTAAAGGAACGAGGTGTCGGAAAGATTATTTCTGTTGATGTTTTTGGTGATATTTACCCTGACCAAGACCGGGAGTTATCTTCTTATTTTGATAAAACGAATCCTGGAGTGATGACAAATCCTCTGATCCAAATGACTAATTTAATCAACTTTAATGAAATTCTAAGACCAAAGTTTCCTCCGATTGGAGACATTATCATTCGATCGATTCTTGCTTCGAGTCGAGATCGGATTCGACAAACAGAAAAGATATCGGATTTGTTTTTGCAAATTCCGACAAATAACTTTGGGCTTTTGGATTGGTTTGCCTATGAACGACTCATTGAACTGGGATATGTTTCTTCTATTGATAAAATCATTCGTAATCGGGAGAAATTTATAAATCCTACTTTACAACCAAACCTTTAG
- a CDS encoding patatin-like phospholipase family protein: protein MGKKRALVLSGGGARGAYQAGVLRYLEEIHWKPDIICGTSVGAINACAIGSGMNSSRLSELWLRLNQKNIMRYSIWNMLKGLFRKKYYPLVETYPLKKFIHENLDFAKLNESKTKVIISAVNILSSELKFFENPNLQIEHILASSAIPMIFPWQIIDGEPYWDGGVMANTPILPALTHEASEIVVVLLSPVGGMRVMDAPKTKDEAIERLFELYLLGSYRSVEQGLEYRKAVMKGLTPIENFLLGLRTEFKNAKISVIAPKQMLGLVSILNFKKDQAELLLKQGYDDAKDFFTKKS, encoded by the coding sequence ATGGGAAAAAAAAGAGCACTCGTATTGTCTGGGGGAGGGGCCAGAGGTGCGTATCAAGCAGGTGTATTGCGATATTTAGAAGAAATTCACTGGAAACCAGATATCATTTGTGGCACTTCTGTGGGAGCTATCAACGCCTGTGCCATTGGTTCTGGAATGAATTCCAGCCGATTGTCCGAATTATGGCTTAGGCTCAATCAAAAAAATATCATGCGTTATTCGATTTGGAATATGTTAAAAGGTCTTTTCCGAAAAAAATATTATCCACTTGTGGAAACCTATCCTCTGAAAAAATTCATTCATGAAAATTTAGATTTTGCAAAACTGAATGAATCCAAAACAAAAGTAATTATTTCTGCGGTAAATATTCTTAGTTCAGAGTTGAAGTTTTTTGAAAATCCCAATTTGCAAATCGAACACATACTTGCTTCCTCTGCCATTCCAATGATTTTTCCATGGCAGATCATTGATGGAGAACCTTATTGGGATGGGGGAGTAATGGCAAATACTCCCATTCTTCCTGCTCTCACACATGAAGCTTCAGAAATCGTAGTGGTTTTACTCTCCCCAGTTGGTGGCATGCGAGTGATGGATGCGCCAAAAACAAAAGACGAAGCAATAGAAAGATTATTTGAATTGTATCTTCTTGGCTCTTACCGAAGTGTCGAACAAGGTTTAGAATATAGAAAGGCAGTGATGAAGGGACTTACACCTATCGAAAATTTTTTACTGGGTTTGCGAACAGAATTTAAAAATGCAAAAATTTCGGTAATAGCACCAAAACAAATGTTAGGTTTGGTGAGTATTTTGAATTTCAAAAAAGACCAGGCGGAACTTTTATTAAAACAAGGATACGATGATGCAAAAGATTTTTTTACGAAAAAATCTTAA
- a CDS encoding C40 family peptidase — protein MSLYRFVLLIFLLCFFTFGQQTSLWAQNLDSLVESVYNKQEALLIRSEIRKRLGDRANEPSIKEIVKSLRVWAAFESMPASEFAEEVERFVILKDYGLTWEETEELIPYFITAKPNKKDIPYLGKFFKEMVLSKVSDDTILEILRLAKVKQWSGASVLVVGRLVVLSQKKESNSFLTLKTLETILPKQFENLSDEKKTKFFKDWYSASSGKIDEKHWETIKTDTIQLSTKQTPKENFQTSERRTEIIWNEQGEWVTKERPKLDPNLIFLEEQTASPPSVSSGDRDKRKLVDPVGRQWIGTPYLYGGYSRRGVDCSGLTKSILTDPKIGMNEKMIPRSARDQAQIGKSVTRERQQIGNLVFFSASPNTSKITHVGMVLENDNFIHASTSRGVVVQSLNEKWWKERYVTGRDIFTVGK, from the coding sequence ATGTCTTTGTATCGTTTCGTTCTTTTGATTTTTTTACTTTGTTTTTTCACTTTTGGACAGCAAACTTCCCTTTGGGCCCAAAACTTAGATTCCCTGGTGGAATCTGTTTACAATAAACAAGAAGCTCTTTTGATTCGCAGTGAAATTCGCAAACGTTTGGGGGACCGTGCCAATGAACCTTCCATTAAAGAAATTGTAAAATCCTTACGTGTTTGGGCAGCATTTGAGTCTATGCCTGCTTCGGAATTTGCAGAAGAAGTCGAAAGGTTTGTTATTCTAAAGGATTATGGATTAACTTGGGAAGAAACAGAAGAGTTGATTCCTTATTTTATCACAGCCAAACCAAACAAAAAAGACATTCCTTACTTGGGAAAATTTTTTAAGGAGATGGTTCTTTCCAAAGTTTCGGATGATACAATTTTGGAAATCTTAAGGCTTGCGAAAGTCAAACAATGGAGTGGTGCCTCCGTTCTTGTGGTTGGACGTTTAGTTGTCTTATCACAAAAAAAAGAATCAAATTCTTTTCTCACTCTAAAAACTTTGGAAACAATTCTACCTAAACAATTTGAAAATTTAAGTGATGAGAAAAAAACAAAGTTTTTCAAAGACTGGTATTCTGCTTCTTCAGGTAAGATTGATGAAAAACACTGGGAGACCATCAAAACAGATACCATTCAATTAAGTACTAAACAGACGCCTAAAGAAAACTTCCAAACCTCAGAAAGACGAACAGAGATAATCTGGAATGAACAAGGAGAATGGGTAACAAAAGAACGTCCAAAACTTGATCCAAATCTTATTTTTTTAGAAGAACAAACAGCTTCTCCTCCTTCGGTTAGTAGCGGGGATAGGGATAAACGTAAGTTAGTGGATCCAGTGGGTCGGCAGTGGATTGGAACTCCTTATCTTTACGGTGGATATTCGAGGAGAGGAGTGGACTGTTCTGGATTGACAAAATCGATTCTTACCGATCCAAAAATTGGAATGAACGAGAAGATGATCCCACGATCCGCAAGAGACCAAGCGCAGATTGGAAAATCTGTCACAAGAGAGAGACAACAAATTGGGAATTTAGTCTTTTTCTCCGCATCACCTAATACAAGTAAAATTACTCATGTGGGAATGGTGTTGGAAAATGATAATTTTATTCATGCCTCGACTAGTCGGGGTGTGGTGGTTCAATCCTTAAATGAAAAATGGTGGAAGGAAAGATACGTGACAGGTCGAGATATTTTTACGGTAGGAAAATAG
- a CDS encoding OmpP1/FadL family transporter, whose amino-acid sequence MIKIKLYRNSFLSLFLFILFPSFVFGSEPFHNIQGFYGERAAGLGGAFTAIADDPSGAYYNPAGLGFTYNDGISISASNFKDVKRSYINIDTPGQVYNQTHQGFDPNFIGLLKNFDRWKFAFSIVNTYNYSYNRVDQVNYPLVSPSINSTRNYTKEKYNQLLVGPSAAYLLSDKLSIGATLYYMNDTKEISRTQFQQFSDLSYVMRSYVDNRRTSGIMPVLGIQYQPIQKVSLGLSYRRIFVMGGNRLYNEVYADSTRRPGSSAIDFIEGTGDGASSIEAGVLTQKPKLTTSIPQTSELRFGVAFFPTSRFLASFDMIYTTGYKSRRNQDEISAFGRRVTYTINDTEIRELTRASTTNFAAGMEYYIADTFSVLAGIYTNEPNTKPISWTESAVDLYLQNTFGNQVQMNSGDASVIYKVARSGTNPRNEYSRNKGLSLGFSWVTSKSSVSVTYIREVGYGNSRIDPNSLSQSFEYSAHSVYIMVSSRN is encoded by the coding sequence ATGATAAAAATCAAACTATATAGAAACTCATTTCTCTCACTTTTCCTTTTTATTCTTTTCCCAAGTTTTGTCTTTGGGTCAGAGCCATTTCATAATATCCAAGGATTTTATGGAGAACGTGCTGCAGGACTTGGAGGGGCCTTTACTGCTATTGCGGATGATCCTTCTGGTGCTTATTATAATCCAGCGGGACTTGGATTTACTTACAATGACGGAATTTCCATCTCAGCCAGTAATTTTAAAGATGTTAAAAGAAGTTATATCAACATTGATACTCCGGGACAAGTTTACAATCAGACCCACCAAGGATTTGACCCCAACTTTATTGGATTATTAAAAAACTTTGATCGATGGAAATTTGCATTTTCTATTGTGAATACTTATAACTACTCTTATAACCGAGTGGACCAAGTGAATTATCCTCTTGTTTCCCCTTCTATCAACTCAACCAGAAATTATACAAAAGAAAAATACAACCAACTCCTAGTGGGACCAAGTGCCGCCTATCTACTGTCCGACAAACTCTCGATTGGTGCCACTCTCTACTACATGAATGATACAAAAGAAATTTCGAGGACCCAATTCCAACAATTTTCCGATTTAAGTTATGTAATGCGTTCTTACGTAGACAATCGAAGGACTTCTGGAATTATGCCGGTCCTTGGAATCCAATACCAACCCATCCAAAAGGTATCTTTGGGACTAAGTTACCGAAGAATCTTTGTTATGGGAGGGAATCGACTCTACAACGAAGTGTATGCGGACTCCACAAGAAGGCCAGGATCTTCCGCAATTGATTTCATCGAAGGAACAGGAGATGGTGCCTCTTCCATAGAAGCAGGGGTGCTCACTCAAAAACCTAAACTCACAACATCAATCCCCCAAACATCAGAGTTACGATTTGGAGTCGCCTTCTTCCCAACTTCTAGGTTTTTGGCTTCCTTTGATATGATTTACACAACCGGATACAAATCCAGAAGAAACCAAGATGAAATAAGCGCCTTTGGAAGAAGGGTTACCTATACGATCAACGATACAGAAATTCGTGAATTAACAAGAGCATCCACAACTAACTTCGCTGCGGGAATGGAATACTACATAGCCGACACATTTTCTGTGTTAGCTGGTATTTATACAAACGAACCAAATACCAAACCAATTTCTTGGACAGAGTCAGCAGTTGATCTTTATCTTCAAAATACTTTCGGGAACCAAGTGCAAATGAATTCTGGAGATGCAAGTGTTATTTATAAAGTAGCTAGGTCAGGAACAAATCCAAGAAACGAATATTCCAGAAACAAAGGTTTGAGTTTGGGTTTTTCTTGGGTAACTTCAAAATCATCAGTATCTGTCACCTACATCAGAGAAGTTGGATATGGAAATTCCCGCATTGATCCGAATTCCCTTTCACAATCATTTGAATACAGTGCTCATTCCGTTTACATTATGGTTAGTTCAAGAAATTAA
- the ruvA gene encoding Holliday junction branch migration protein RuvA, producing the protein MIASLRGKLIQLEMDHLVLDVAGVGYEIHIPFPLHLECKDKMKEEIFLHIFHSITDRGERLFGFSTRKDRELFQLIKSLHGIGELTALKILSFFQADDLYKIAKEDDRKTLEKIPKVKGKTSEKILFEIKQNLKKLEIFLSDESAKTDTEDRETDLATLALIQLGFDEKTATKQVSDAKKLNPLATASEIVKQVITGTR; encoded by the coding sequence ATGATTGCAAGTTTACGTGGGAAATTAATTCAATTAGAAATGGATCACCTGGTCCTTGATGTTGCTGGTGTCGGATATGAAATCCATATTCCCTTTCCTTTACATTTAGAATGTAAGGACAAAATGAAGGAGGAGATTTTTTTACATATCTTTCATTCCATCACTGACAGAGGGGAACGTCTTTTTGGATTTTCTACAAGAAAGGACAGAGAACTTTTCCAACTCATCAAATCTCTCCATGGAATTGGAGAACTAACTGCCTTAAAAATTTTATCTTTTTTTCAAGCGGACGATTTGTACAAAATAGCGAAAGAAGACGATAGGAAAACTTTGGAAAAAATTCCCAAAGTGAAAGGAAAAACCTCAGAAAAAATTCTTTTCGAAATCAAACAAAACTTAAAAAAACTAGAAATCTTTTTAAGTGATGAATCCGCAAAAACAGATACGGAAGACAGAGAAACAGATTTGGCAACCCTGGCACTCATCCAACTCGGTTTTGATGAAAAAACGGCCACAAAACAAGTGTCTGATGCTAAAAAACTAAACCCATTGGCTACTGCATCGGAGATAGTCAAACAAGTGATTACAGGGACCAGGTAA